TGGGTTcactccaggttctctggtttcttcccaAAGCCCCAATCATGCAGAggtaaattggacgctctaaattgaccatagatgtgaatgtgacagGGACTGTGTCACAAGCTCTCAATTAAAGCACCGTTTTGTCCTTATAATACTCAAAGATTTTGCCATGAAGTGTTCTCCAACTAGGGacttctctctcacttgcaaTGTTAatcacctccacctccagaTGAGAATTGTACCTTAAGTAATTTAGTGAGTCCCAGGTGAATGGAACAAGCTGAAATAAAATCTGAATCATTATAACCAATGAAAGTCATCAACTGGTAATTTTGTACAATGCAGCCAGTAAAATACTATTGATTGCAATGACAACCTGAAAATCTGTGATCATCTTACCTGGCAGATAACTAATTTGTCTCTTTATCTTCAGGTCAACATCCAGTCATGGCATCAAGGATCATCCAGTCATGGATCTGAAGACATCTGAAAATCTACAGTGAAGGATCACACAATTCGACGCTAAATAGCACAGAGTGTAAGGATGAGAGAGAAGACATCTGTCGGCGTCCCAAACGTACAAGCCAGAGCCATATTCAAATTCTTCCTCATGTGAAAATCACCTCAAACCTCAGGATGTCAACCAGTGCTGGGGATTTGCCCAACATCAGTGTCTCACTTCTCCATGACATGTTCAATTCCTCCTCACAATCTTCCACTCCCTCCACCACACCTCCATCTTGCAGCATCGATGAGTCCTACAAGTACATCTTCCTCCCCATCTGTTACTCTTTCACGTTCATCTTCAGCATCCTACTCAACTCTGTTGTCCTCTACCGTTCCTTCCGCCAGACCAAGCGCTGGAACGCCTCTCTGATCTACATGGTTAACCTGGCCTCTACAGACTTCATGTATGGCCTGTCGCTGCCGTTCCTAGTGGCCAGTTACATCATGCGTGACCGTTGGATCTTTGGGGACTTCATGTGTCGCCTAGTCCGGTTCCTCTTCTACTTCAACCTCTACTGCTCTATCTTTTTCCTCACCTGCATCTCTGTCCACAGGTACCTTGGTATCTGCCACCCGATGAAAGTCATCTCGCTGGAGACTAAGAAGGCCGTCAAGTGCACTTGTGTCCTGGTTTGGATTGTGGTTTTTGCTCTGACCTGCCCCATTTTCCGGTTTGCTCAGACTGGTCATGTGACAAGACTGGGAGGAGTTGGCGCCACTGTAAATAATAGTGACAACCCAAGCTACGAGATGTCCCTGATTAATGGTAATGGAAGCCATGGTCATTTAGGAGGTATCATTGAGGAGTACCAGAACTGTTGGGATGATGCCATAGATAAGGAGTTTGCTGATTACGTGCCCTATGGCATCATACTCCATTTGCTGGGCTTTTTTGTGCCTTTTTCCATAATTGCTTGGTGTTACTCTCATGTCGTTCTGACTATATTTAGAACGCTGCACTCACGGCCCTCATCTCACAGAGGTCCGAGAGGGGGTGGACATGAGGGATTGGAGAAAAGGGAGAAAGCAAGCTCTGCAATTtttgggaaagaaagaaaaggaagcaaTGGGATAGCAAGAGCAGTGAGAAGAGATGAAGGGATATCCATTTTCCTTGGTGCCCGCTCCCCATATGCCAACCGCAGACGCAAATCCATCAAGACCATTATCACCATCACCTTCCTCTTTGCTCTGTGTTTCCTCCCCTTTCATGTCACCAGAACCATATTCCTTCTGTTGAAAGTGACAAAGAGAGTCCCCTGTCAAACCATGACCATGGTCTCCATGTGCTACAAGATTACAAGGCCTTTGGCGTCATTCAACGCATGGCTCAACGCCCTCCTTTACTTTCTCACTAAAGACAAAGGGGGAGCCCACTGCTGCCAGACTGTGGacagcaacacacaacaacaacatggcgGCCTTCTGCTGCCACTGAGGATGATGGGAAAAGGAGAGGATGcagaggatggagggagagaagatGGGGTGGACAATAGGGAGAAAAAAGCATTGCACAACAGTccgtcatacacaaacagagcaaaagTCAGATATATAGTTGATATAGAAAAGTGACAAAACAGAAGGAATTGTGGGTGAACTAACAGATGCCTTTTACTGGAAAAGAaagtataatataatgtataatatgaGCATTGTAGCAGAGATTACAAGAgatagttgtgtttttttgaagtgtggttgtatgagggaTTGGCACATAATCCGTGCTGACTTTGCCATCACTGCTGCTGGAAACCAGTCTGAGacacatttctctctcactAAAACATAGCTCATAGCAGGTACACAATATCAGATTTTTGCCACTTAACTAAAGACTCACCAAACAAAAGGTGACCacagccatggaaaaaccagAAACAAGTAGGCTGaggggcattttgagttatttacagattatgAATGTGTGATTTCTACGCTTTTCATCAATGTCTAACACtaaatatttgaagaagatgtggccatttgaatgaAGGCTCTCTTCAAACTActttagggagaattttagctTCAAATACCTTCTGGGAGTCAAGAGacagaatcatcacatttacatagcccAACCCGCTCCTGGTCTAACTGTCAGTGAAGCCACGcctctctgtatgtgctacttctcatcacagaaacaGGAGCACATATACTATTTTGTGAGCTACACTGCtacacagaacaatacataaaacaatattaaaaatacttaagagttagaaggatcaaagatacatatacatttctaatatcaaataaaataaaacacatccaagTGGCTCTGTATTGGTGTGGATGgttcagtctgttactgaatgagctgaatgatgatgatgtgctaaATAGAGTGTTATAGGTGTTATATAGTGTTATAGAGagttgctaaatcattagcatcacagttaATACTTCATACACAAAGCTGTGTTATTCACACATTGTTCAAGCACatcagcagagctgctgctctgtatACCTCTGACCAAGTATGCTTAGCAGCGGCCctgcacatcaggttggtttgttattcatattaatcgcagatgctcacatgctcccATTACAGCTTATAATACGATCATCTGATCAACACAAGTTTTGATGTGCGTAACAtttgcactttaaaacaaaaatactgagctatagctaataacaatgtagccacatAACGTTCTGAAACGCAGAGTGCATCATTAAAAGACAGCATCcagcatgaaaaaacatttactaACGTAACATAGATTAACGacgttaatgaaaactcaccccataagaagataGAAGGTTAATAAGAGGTTCGGGGTGCTTTACTTTCATTGCTGGTGTCATGTCGTCATCTCAGAAGTAACTACTGTTACTTAATACTCTTAAAGGGTTAAAGTTATAAAACTTAATACAATACTTACTGTTAATTAACTACTGTTCACCTCAAGGTGTCCAGTTATTCTCATGTCCTGCCACCCACTGCCACCTATCGCCATTCACTGCGATTAAACAaccgtaattcaaatacaaagtttatctGAAACTTCAATTTGCATAATTTACTCCTCAGACCAatgtccatggagaaaatctaCAATTTTACATGACAACAGTGTTGCATTTGTCAATCAGTTCAAATCTGTTAactttaaaatccttcattcaggtTTAtgtgagtgacacaaacttcatgGAAGtcaaatgaggcagcaggagaccagcagctcctgtgtaccCTACAAGCTCAAAACTATGATTATATTTATAtgcactttggtgtgggagagtgagcaatCGACAAACTTCAGCTTCCACACAAAAAGGCGCTGTCTAATGGGGAGATAGAGTGTAGATGTAGAAGTAGATTGTATTGGGTGAGCCTTCTGCTGATGGCTAAAGTAATCTGTGCATTTGTTTGTCAGACTGGTTCCTGGCAATGGCAGCACTGAATATATGTCAGGAGGTGCAGGTGTGCAGGTATGCTGCTAGTCATATTTTGAAAGTTAGCTTGTGCAACATGACTGAAAATGTGATGTAATCATGtcgattttttgtttttgttgtacatGTTGTATATACATAATgtgttacatatttaaaatgctgCACTTCtgtttaaagtaacacaatgtaggatttgctctcggGCTTCCCCACAATTGTTAAATGGTcttgtttgttacaactgtCATGTCAACGATACCggtgaactctgaagcaggactgTACAAACAACCATGTGTTTAGACCAGCTACATTAGCCTTTGTTTTAGCATTAGCATATAGcaattttgctttatttttcaagatgttacaaatgaaaacaaaccaacagcGATTGCTCACATGGATTTATCAGCACACTTTTTAGCTGTCTTCAGACATGTTCTGAAGTCCTTACATATTCATGAAGTTGAGTGTAACGGTCAGCAGAAGTAGCTGGAAACTTCCTTTGCCACCTCCCTAGTCATATCTTAAATATTAAACTTTTAATGAGCACATGTGAGAACACAGGAGGAAAAACTCTGTATAATTCACAGCCAGTGAATTAGTTGGTGAGTGTCCAAGATGTGTCTGACCAAGAGAATTGCTGTACAATGTGCGATCACAGGTTTCTGAACATTTAATGTATGATCTGTCACCATCTGTACAGACACAGCCTTACTGATGAATACAGGAGAAAGCAATGCCgtacaaaaaagacattttgaaattcTTCTCACTGCATTATGTCACATGGTTTTCCGAATTGATTAACTGTCCACAGACATTGTTTGAGTTTAGAAATATCACCAAATTGTGCTTTATAATGTACTTAGCATTTGTTGACAGATCAGTAAGTGTAAGCTTATTTCTAATTAGCTGGATGATTATTATTGGTGATTATTTTTAGTGTATGTGCAGTAATGTGGACACCTTTTGTTCTTGAATTGTACTCATATCTTAAACTTTGTCCCCGCACTGTGGGTTCTTGgccattatttgttttttataattactttcctgctctgtttttctttctttactgaTACATGGTTGTGTGACAGGGAAATTCTTCTCATGAAccctgcattttttattttattttaggttttgcATTGTACATGTTATAAAGTTACAGAGTTTGATGAATGTCATGTTGTCTTCATTATAATGATAAACTGGTGACTCATTGTCTGCATGACAAATGTGTACAAACCTTggattaaagggatagttgagatatggttgtatgagatact
This Solea solea chromosome 3, fSolSol10.1, whole genome shotgun sequence DNA region includes the following protein-coding sequences:
- the si:dkey-6n21.13 gene encoding P2Y purinoceptor 3 — encoded protein: MSTSAGDLPNISVSLLHDMFNSSSQSSTPSTTPPSCSIDESYKYIFLPICYSFTFIFSILLNSVVLYRSFRQTKRWNASLIYMVNLASTDFMYGLSLPFLVASYIMRDRWIFGDFMCRLVRFLFYFNLYCSIFFLTCISVHRYLGICHPMKVISLETKKAVKCTCVLVWIVVFALTCPIFRFAQTGHVTRLGGVGATVNNSDNPSYEMSLINGNGSHGHLGGIIEEYQNCWDDAIDKEFADYVPYGIILHLLGFFVPFSIIAWCYSHVVLTIFRTLHSRPSSHRGPRGGGHEGLEKREKASSAIFGKERKGSNGIARAVRRDEGISIFLGARSPYANRRRKSIKTIITITFLFALCFLPFHVTRTIFLLLKVTKRVPCQTMTMVSMCYKITRPLASFNAWLNALLYFLTKDKGGAHCCQTVDSNTQQQHGGLLLPLRMMGKGEDAEDGGREDGVDNREKKALHNSPSYTNRAKVRYIVDIEK